One Camelus ferus isolate YT-003-E chromosome 21, BCGSAC_Cfer_1.0, whole genome shotgun sequence genomic region harbors:
- the LOC102520661 gene encoding olfactory receptor 6N2-like yields the protein MDHVNHTGIQNFILAGFTTSGTLRPLAFLGTLCVYLLTLAGNLFIIVLVRADSGLSTPMYFFVSVLSFLELWYVSTTVPTLLNTLLHGHSPIPSAVCFVQLYVFHSLGMTECYLLGVMALDRYLAICRPLHYHALMSRQVQLWLAGATWVAGFSAALVPASLTATLPFCLTEVAHYFCDLGPLMRLACVDTGWNVQVHIVVIGIINACNLVLILGLYGGILRAVLKLPSAASRAKAFSTCSSHVTVVALFFGSAFIVYVGPPESRPEGADKLIALVYTFLTPFLNPIIYTLRNKEVREAVGRVTQRIRALSKGP from the coding sequence ATGGATCATGTCAATCACACCGGGATCCAGAATTTCATTCTTGCGGGTTTCACTACCTCTGGAACCCTGCGACCTCTTGCTTTCTTGGGGACACTGTGCGTCTATCTCCTCACCCTGGCAGGCAACTTGTTCATCATTGTCCTGGTGCGGGCAGATTCGGGACTGTCCACGCCCATGTACTTCTTCGTCAGTGTCCTCTCCTTCCTGGAACTCTGGTACGTCAGCACCACCGTGCCCACGCTGCTGAACACCTTGCTCCATGGGCACTCGCCCATCCCGTCGGCCGTGTGCTTTGTCCAGCTCTATGTCTTCCATTCCTTGGGCATGACTGAGTGCTACCTGTTGGGTGTCATGGCGCTGGACCGCTACCTCGCCATCTGTCGCCCACTCCACTACCATGCGCTCATGAGCAGGCAGGTACAGTTATGGCTGGCAGGGGCCACTTGGGTGGCTGGCTTCTCAGCTGCACTTGTGCCAGCCAGCCTCACAGCCACTCTGCCCTTCTGTTTGACAGAGGTGGCCCATTATTTCTGTGACCTGGGACCACTAATGAGGTTAGCGTGTGTGGACACAGGCTGGAATGTCCAAGTCCATATTGTCGTGATTGGCATTATCAACGCATGCAATCTTGTGCTCATTTTAGGACTGTATGGGGGCATCCTGAGAGCTGTGCTGAAGCTGCCCTCAGCTGCCAGCCGTGCCAAGGCCTtttccacctgctcctcccacgtGACTGTGGTGGCACTGTTCTTTGGCTCTGCCTTCATTGTCTACGTGGGGCCACCTGAGAGTCGACCTGAGGGCGCAGACAAGCTTATTGCCCTGGTGTATACTTTTCTTACTCCCTTTCTCAACCCCATTATTTATACTCTTCGTAACAAGGAAGTGAGGGAGGCTGTCGGGAGGGTCACACAAAGGATTAGGGCTTTGTCGAAGGGACCCTGA